A segment of the Caretta caretta isolate rCarCar2 chromosome 13, rCarCar1.hap1, whole genome shotgun sequence genome:
GAGTTGGAGCAACACGGCTGTGTCACAGTAGAAGTGGTTTATGACATTGGGGCCACAGAACGGTAACAGCACAACCATAAATGTTGGGGGAACCATTATAAGAAAACTCATCACGCAGCAGCTCAGCACTAGCTGGAAGCAGACCCTGCCATTCATGATGGTGCCGTAACGCAAGGGATGGCAGATAGCCATGTAGCGGTCAAAGGACATGACAGCCTCATGGCAAAACATAGAGGCACCCAGGAAGAAGACCAATAACAACTGAAGGAAACAACCAGGGAGGGAAATAGATTTTCTCACTGTCAAGAGGCTGTAGAGGAACCTGGGCATGATGACAGAGGTGAAGCAGATTTCTAAGACAGCGAAGTTCctgaggaagaaatacatgggcgTCTGAAGGCGATGGTCCACCTGGTAGAGGGTGACAATAATGATGTTTCCCATTACGGTCAACAGGAAGACATCTAATAGAACCACAGACAGGATGATGTTTACATGGTGGTTGTTGGACAGTCCCAGGATGATGAATTCCACCACTGTGGTCTGGTTCTTCATTCTTggttcatctttaaaaaaaattaaaaacatgtcaAAAACAGAGCCGATTGGACAAGAGGGACAGAATGCTGAGAGGAAAAATCTGTAAAGAAATAGAACTAATCTcgtcaatgggaattgggtgcctaTCAGGCACAGGCTCAATGAAACAATCCTAATGGAGTAACTAAAAACAATTACTGCTAGttggagagagagcgagagctggAGAGCAAGGGAGAATGAAAATTATTTCTTCTAAACATTCATAAGTTTTACTTCAATTTTTCATACATGaaaaaggccagaaggaaccaatgtgaacatctgttctgacctcctgtatagaaGAGAGCGAGAAACTTCCCTGAATTAGCTACTGTCAGAACTAGAGtgttgctttttaaagaaaaaaatccaagcgttcttttaaaattgccagtgctgGAAAATCCACCACACGGCGGGGAAAGTTCTTCC
Coding sequences within it:
- the LOC125628994 gene encoding olfactory receptor 6E1-like, which codes for MKNQTTVVEFIILGLSNNHHVNIILSVVLLDVFLLTVMGNIIIVTLYQVDHRLQTPMYFFLRNFAVLEICFTSVIMPRFLYSLLTVRKSISLPGCFLQLLLVFFLGASMFCHEAVMSFDRYMAICHPLRYGTIMNGRVCFQLVLSCCVMSFLIMVPPTFMVVLLPFCGPNVINHFYCDTAVLLQLSCVDTGHLEVMIFFSATVILLGTLTITIVSYGCIISTIMRIPSTTGRKKAFSTCSAHLLVVVILYSSSIFRYLQPGQRGVQDFDKVVSLLYCVVVPLFNPYIYALRNEQMKEALKDACGRISKCLRFS